In the Solanum pennellii chromosome 5, SPENNV200 genome, one interval contains:
- the LOC107018853 gene encoding uncharacterized protein LOC107018853 — translation MGEKQKLKEKEKIKKQKHKHPNDESPKPTSDFTFKPISDVKGLRFGGQFIVKSFTIRRARPLELLRILSLSPPSTKNSSPSFNFTSTTAYLPTNFTILAHHAWHTLTLGLGTKKSKVVLFVFESEKMKSEIDRVWPVEIPLGEVNKKMIRGLTGTEMARFKFRKGCITFYVYAVRRIGDLGFTCAEDLKLILQSVVALKDFFDHTAMLAMPNQRSINFPSEIQQMGIAH, via the coding sequence ATGGGAGAAAAGCAAAAGCttaaagagaaagagaaaatcaAGAAGCAAAAACACAAACACCCAAATGATGAATCTCCAAAACCCACTTCAGATTTCACTTTTAAACCCATTTCCGATGTTAAAGGTCTTCGATTCGGCGGTCAATTCATCGTTAAATCCTTCACAATCCGCCGTGCAAGGCCACTAGAACTCCTCCGTATCCTCTCCCTTTCTCCGCCGTCAACCAAAAACTCCAGTCCCAGTTTCAATTTCACTTCAACTACAGCTTATTTACCCACAAATTTCACAATCTTAGCTCATCATGCTTGGCATACACTTACATTAGGTCTCGGAACGAAGAAATCGAAGGtggttttgtttgtttttgaaTCGGAGAAAATGAAATCGGAAATCGATCGGGTTTGGCCGGTGGAGATTCCGTTAGGTGAAGTGAATAAGAAGATGATTCGAGGTTTAACAGGTACTGAAATGGCGAGATTTAAGTTTAGAAAAGGTTGTATAactttttatgtttatgctGTAAGAAGAATTGGGGATTTAGGGTTTACTTGTGCTGAAGATCTGAAATTGATTTTACAATCTGTTGTTGCGCTCAAAGATTTCTTCGATCATACTGCTATGTTAGCTATGCCGAATCAGAGAAGTATCAATTTTCCATCGGAGATTCAACAAATGGGAATTGCTCATTag
- the LOC107018869 gene encoding dolichyl-phosphate beta-glucosyltransferase, which yields MESIWAILELLLISAIVLAFGLAAAIVFETFRRRFNHTHVEAPPVFEDPTSFKPVPCPHIFDPAEKYISLVIPAYNEEHRLPGALEETLNYLQRRAANDSTFTYEVIIVDDGSADGTKRVAFEFVKRHSVDNVRVILLGKNHGKGEAIRKGMLHSRGELLLMLDADGATRIDDMEKLENQIHAVAKKGQQSEDSAGRDSTIRISDVPAAVFGSRAHLEEKALATRKWYRNFLMKGFHIVVLLAAGSGIRDTQCGFKMFTRSAARKLFLNIRLKRWCFDVELVYLCKWFRVSMNEISVNWTEIPGSKVNLLSIPNMLWEMAIMSLGYRTGIWRIYS from the exons ATGGAATCAATTTGGGCGATTTTGGAGTTACTACTGATCTCAGCTATTGTTCTTGCATTTGGATTAGCTGCTGCAATTGTATTCGAAACATTCAGAAGAAGATTTAATCATAC GCATGTGGAAGCTCCTCCTGTTTTTGAAGATCCGACTTCATTTAAGCCG GTTCcttgtcctcatatatttgatcCTGCTGAGAAGTACATATCCTTGGTCATACCTGCATACAATGAAGAGCACAGGCTTCCTGGAGCCCTTGAAGAAACTTTGAA TTATCTTCAACGACGAGCAGCCAATGACAGCACATTTACATATGAG GTTATTATTGTTGATGATGGGAGTGCTGATGGAACAAAAAGAGTGGCTTTTGAATTTGTGAAGAGACACTCTGTAGACAACGTGCGAGTCATCCTTCTTGGGAAGAACCACGGGAAAGGGGAAGCTATAAGGAAA GGAATGCTTCACTCACGTGGTGAACTGCTTTTAATGCTTGATGCTGATGGTGCAACCAGAATAGATGATATGGAAAAGCTTGAAAACCAG ATTCATGCAGTTGCTAAAAAGGGACAACAATCTGAAGATTCTGCTGGTAGAGATTCAACTATAAGAATATCAGATGTACCGGCAGCTGTATTTGGTTCACGTGCTCACCTTGAGGAGAAGGCTCTAGCAACA AGAAAATGGTATCGCAATTTCCTGATGAAAGGTTTCCATATTGTGGTTCTCTTGGCTGCTGGTAGTGGAATTCGTGATACTCAG TGTGGATTCAAGATGTTCACCAGATCTGCTGCCAGGAAACTTTTTCTAAATATCCGCTTGAAAAG GTGGTGTTTTGATGTCGAACTAGTCTACCTATGCAAATGGTTTCGAGTTTCTATGAATGAGATATCCGTTAATTGGACAGAAATACCGGGATCAAAAGTCAATCTGTTAAGCATCCCAAACATGTTGTGGGAGATGGCAATCATGTCTTTAGGTTATAGAACTGGCATCTGGAGAATCTACAGCTGA